The Arachis hypogaea cultivar Tifrunner chromosome 14, arahy.Tifrunner.gnm2.J5K5, whole genome shotgun sequence genome has a segment encoding these proteins:
- the LOC112744355 gene encoding 2-dehydro-3-deoxyphosphooctonate aldolase encodes MDPPSMLYSQLKAAEPFFLLAGPNVIESEEHIMKMAKHIKTITSKVGIPLVFKSSFDKANRTSSKSFRGPGMVEGLKILEKVKVAYDLPIVTDVHESIQCEAVGRVADIIQIPAFLCRQTDLLVAAAKTGKIVHIKKGQFCAPSVMANSAEKVRLAGNPNVMVCERGTMFGYNDLIVDPRNLEWMREANCPIVADITHSLQQPAGKKLDGGGVASGGLRELIPCIARTAVAVGVDGIFMEVHDDPLNAPVDGPTQWPLRHLEELLEELVAIARVSKGKKKFNIDLTPFRE; translated from the exons atggaTCCACCGTCAATGCTGTATAGCCAGCTCAAG GCTGCAGAACCGTTCTTCCTGTTAGCGGGTCCTAATGTGATTGAATCAGAGGAACACATTATGAAGATGGCTAAGCACATAAAGACTATTACATCTAA AGTTGGCATCCCATTGGTTTTCAAATCAAGCTTTGATAAGGCTAACAGAACATCATCAAAATCTTTTCGTGGCCCAGGGATGGTTGAGGGATTGAAG ATACTTGAGAAGGTTAAAGTAGCATATGACCTCCCTATAGTAACAGATGTGCATGAGTCCATCCAG TGTGAAGCAGTCGGCAGAGTTGCAGATATCATTCAAATTCCAGCATTCTTATGCCGTCAA ACAGATCTTCTAGTTGCTGCAGCCAAAACTGGGAAAATTGTCCACATCAAGAAGGGCCAGTTTTGTGCTCCTTCC GTCATGGCAAATTCAGCAGAGAAGGTTCGGTTGGCTGGAAATCCTAATGTTATGGTTTGTGAGAGAGGAACTATGTTTGGATACA ATGATTTGATTGTTGATCCACGTAACCTGGAGTGGATGAGAGAAGCCAATTGCCCTATT GTAGCTGATATAACACACTCACTGCAACAGCCTGCTGGAAAGAAG TTGGATGGCGGTGGTGTTGCAAGTGGAGGTCTTCGAGAACTAATACCTTGCATTGCAAGAACTGCAGTTGCTGTAGGAGTGGATGGGATTTTCATGGAG GTACATGATGATCCACTGAATGCACCTGTTGATGGTCCAACACAGTGG CCTTTACGCCACTTGGAGGAGTTACTTGAAGAGCTTGTAGCTATTGCT AGGGTAAGCAAAGGGAAGAAAAAATTCAACATTGATCTCACACCATTTCGTGAATAG
- the LOC112744356 gene encoding cysteine protease ATG4 isoform X2: MVLKSICERIIGATCSSKSSVETIDNSQVPASLKVGSGEIYFGNSGWAAAVWKVVNSGSMRRFQERVLGTGRTEISSSDGDIWLLGVCHNISQQESTANVDTRNEFAAFEQDFSSKILVTYRKGFDAIGDSKYTSDVNWGCMFRSSQMLVAQALLFHKLGRSWRKNIDKPLDKEYIEILQSFGDSEASAFSIHNLLQAGKDYGLAVGSWVGPYAMCRTWEVLARNQRETDNLAEQPLPMAIYVVSGDEDGERGGAPVVCIEDASKRCSDFSRGKLVWTPLLLLVPLVLGLDKINPRYIPLLQSIFKFPQSLGILGGKPGASTYLIGVQGDKALYLDPHEVQQVVNINGESQETSTSSYHSNVIRHIPLDSIDPSLAIGFYCRDKDDFDDFCSRASKLAEESNGAPLFTVAQSWRFLSQTASNNGPGGNLGFQDDDSVDMDVANEAGNNEDDWQLL; this comes from the exons ATGGTATTGAAGAGTATCTGTGAGAGGATCATTGGTGCAACATGTTCTTCTAAAAGCTCAGTTGAGACTATAGATAACAGTCAGGTGCCTGCTTCTTTGAAAGTAGGGTCTGGTGAAA TTTATTTTGGAAATAGTGGGTGGGCAGCTGCTGTGTGGAAAGTTGTTAACAGTGGCTCGATGAGGAGATTTCAAGAACGTGTACTTGGGACAGGGAGGACTGAGATTTCAAGTTCTGATGGTGATATATGGCTTCTGGGTGTCTGCCATAATATTTCACAACAAGAATCAACTGCAAATGTAGATACTAGAAACGAGTTTGCTGCATTTGAGCaagatttttcttcaaaaatcttaGTAACATATCGGAAAG GCTTTGATGCTATTGGAGATTCAAAGTATACTAGTGATGTTAATTGGGGATGTATGTTTCGGAGCAGCCAGATGCTTGTAGCTCAG GCATTGCTCTTTCATAAATTAGGTAGATCATGGAGGAAAAATATTGATAAG CCACTGGATAAAGAATATATTGAGATCTTACAAAGTTTTGGTGATTCGGAGGCTTCTGCTTTCTCTATTCACAATCTCCTTCAAGCCGGTAAAGATTATGGCCTTGCCGTTGGGTCATGGGTGGGCCCATATGCCATGTGTCGAACATGGGAAGTTCTAGCTCGTAACCAGAGGGAGACAGACAACCTTGCAGAGCAGCCACTTCCAATGGCAATTTATGTTGTCTCTGGAGATGAAGATGGAGAACGTGGTGGAGCACCAGTTGTCTGCATTGAAGATGCATCCAAACGATGTTCTGACTTTTCAAGGGGCAAACTTGTTTGGACGCCTCTGCTTTTATTGGTTCCTCTGGTTCTTGGACTTGATAAAATCAATCCAAG GTATATCCCATTATTgcaatcaatttttaaattcccTCAGAGCCTTGGTATTTTGGGCGGTAAACCAGGTGCTTCAACATATCTTATTGGTGTTCAGGGTGACAAGGCATTGTACCTTGATCCACATGAAGTTCAGCAG GTTGTCAATATCAATGGGGAATCCCAAGAGACTAGTACCTCCTCATACCATAGCAA TGTTATCAGGCACATACCCCTAGATTCAATTGACCCATCCTTGGCTATTGGATTTTACTGCCGAGACAAAG ATGATTTCGACGACTTCTGTTCCCGAGCTTCCAAGCTTGCTGAAGAATCAAATGGCGCCCCATTATTTACGGTAGCTCAGTCTTGGAGGTTCTTATCGCAAACCGCTAGTAACAATGGGCCGGGTGGCAACCTTGGATTCCAAGACGATGATTCCGTAGATATGGATGTTGCGAACGAAGCAGGCAACAATGAGGATGATTGGCAACTCCTGTAA
- the LOC112744356 gene encoding cysteine protease ATG4 isoform X1, which yields MVLKSICERIIGATCSSKSSVETIDNSQVPASLKVGSGESKYPNTSLWSGFFPSGVLVSETHSEPSPSEKKAVYFGNSGWAAAVWKVVNSGSMRRFQERVLGTGRTEISSSDGDIWLLGVCHNISQQESTANVDTRNEFAAFEQDFSSKILVTYRKGFDAIGDSKYTSDVNWGCMFRSSQMLVAQALLFHKLGRSWRKNIDKPLDKEYIEILQSFGDSEASAFSIHNLLQAGKDYGLAVGSWVGPYAMCRTWEVLARNQRETDNLAEQPLPMAIYVVSGDEDGERGGAPVVCIEDASKRCSDFSRGKLVWTPLLLLVPLVLGLDKINPRYIPLLQSIFKFPQSLGILGGKPGASTYLIGVQGDKALYLDPHEVQQVVNINGESQETSTSSYHSNVIRHIPLDSIDPSLAIGFYCRDKDDFDDFCSRASKLAEESNGAPLFTVAQSWRFLSQTASNNGPGGNLGFQDDDSVDMDVANEAGNNEDDWQLL from the exons ATGGTATTGAAGAGTATCTGTGAGAGGATCATTGGTGCAACATGTTCTTCTAAAAGCTCAGTTGAGACTATAGATAACAGTCAGGTGCCTGCTTCTTTGAAAGTAGGGTCTGGTGAAAGTAAGTATCCTAACACTTCCTTGTGGTCAGGCTTCTTTCCATCTGGTGTTTTGGTCTCTGAAACGCATAGTGAACCATCGCCTTCTGAAAAGAAAGCAGTTTATTTTGGAAATAGTGGGTGGGCAGCTGCTGTGTGGAAAGTTGTTAACAGTGGCTCGATGAGGAGATTTCAAGAACGTGTACTTGGGACAGGGAGGACTGAGATTTCAAGTTCTGATGGTGATATATGGCTTCTGGGTGTCTGCCATAATATTTCACAACAAGAATCAACTGCAAATGTAGATACTAGAAACGAGTTTGCTGCATTTGAGCaagatttttcttcaaaaatcttaGTAACATATCGGAAAG GCTTTGATGCTATTGGAGATTCAAAGTATACTAGTGATGTTAATTGGGGATGTATGTTTCGGAGCAGCCAGATGCTTGTAGCTCAG GCATTGCTCTTTCATAAATTAGGTAGATCATGGAGGAAAAATATTGATAAG CCACTGGATAAAGAATATATTGAGATCTTACAAAGTTTTGGTGATTCGGAGGCTTCTGCTTTCTCTATTCACAATCTCCTTCAAGCCGGTAAAGATTATGGCCTTGCCGTTGGGTCATGGGTGGGCCCATATGCCATGTGTCGAACATGGGAAGTTCTAGCTCGTAACCAGAGGGAGACAGACAACCTTGCAGAGCAGCCACTTCCAATGGCAATTTATGTTGTCTCTGGAGATGAAGATGGAGAACGTGGTGGAGCACCAGTTGTCTGCATTGAAGATGCATCCAAACGATGTTCTGACTTTTCAAGGGGCAAACTTGTTTGGACGCCTCTGCTTTTATTGGTTCCTCTGGTTCTTGGACTTGATAAAATCAATCCAAG GTATATCCCATTATTgcaatcaatttttaaattcccTCAGAGCCTTGGTATTTTGGGCGGTAAACCAGGTGCTTCAACATATCTTATTGGTGTTCAGGGTGACAAGGCATTGTACCTTGATCCACATGAAGTTCAGCAG GTTGTCAATATCAATGGGGAATCCCAAGAGACTAGTACCTCCTCATACCATAGCAA TGTTATCAGGCACATACCCCTAGATTCAATTGACCCATCCTTGGCTATTGGATTTTACTGCCGAGACAAAG ATGATTTCGACGACTTCTGTTCCCGAGCTTCCAAGCTTGCTGAAGAATCAAATGGCGCCCCATTATTTACGGTAGCTCAGTCTTGGAGGTTCTTATCGCAAACCGCTAGTAACAATGGGCCGGGTGGCAACCTTGGATTCCAAGACGATGATTCCGTAGATATGGATGTTGCGAACGAAGCAGGCAACAATGAGGATGATTGGCAACTCCTGTAA
- the LOC112744356 gene encoding cysteine protease ATG4 isoform X3 — MRRFQERVLGTGRTEISSSDGDIWLLGVCHNISQQESTANVDTRNEFAAFEQDFSSKILVTYRKGFDAIGDSKYTSDVNWGCMFRSSQMLVAQALLFHKLGRSWRKNIDKPLDKEYIEILQSFGDSEASAFSIHNLLQAGKDYGLAVGSWVGPYAMCRTWEVLARNQRETDNLAEQPLPMAIYVVSGDEDGERGGAPVVCIEDASKRCSDFSRGKLVWTPLLLLVPLVLGLDKINPRYIPLLQSIFKFPQSLGILGGKPGASTYLIGVQGDKALYLDPHEVQQVVNINGESQETSTSSYHSNVIRHIPLDSIDPSLAIGFYCRDKDDFDDFCSRASKLAEESNGAPLFTVAQSWRFLSQTASNNGPGGNLGFQDDDSVDMDVANEAGNNEDDWQLL; from the exons ATGAGGAGATTTCAAGAACGTGTACTTGGGACAGGGAGGACTGAGATTTCAAGTTCTGATGGTGATATATGGCTTCTGGGTGTCTGCCATAATATTTCACAACAAGAATCAACTGCAAATGTAGATACTAGAAACGAGTTTGCTGCATTTGAGCaagatttttcttcaaaaatcttaGTAACATATCGGAAAG GCTTTGATGCTATTGGAGATTCAAAGTATACTAGTGATGTTAATTGGGGATGTATGTTTCGGAGCAGCCAGATGCTTGTAGCTCAG GCATTGCTCTTTCATAAATTAGGTAGATCATGGAGGAAAAATATTGATAAG CCACTGGATAAAGAATATATTGAGATCTTACAAAGTTTTGGTGATTCGGAGGCTTCTGCTTTCTCTATTCACAATCTCCTTCAAGCCGGTAAAGATTATGGCCTTGCCGTTGGGTCATGGGTGGGCCCATATGCCATGTGTCGAACATGGGAAGTTCTAGCTCGTAACCAGAGGGAGACAGACAACCTTGCAGAGCAGCCACTTCCAATGGCAATTTATGTTGTCTCTGGAGATGAAGATGGAGAACGTGGTGGAGCACCAGTTGTCTGCATTGAAGATGCATCCAAACGATGTTCTGACTTTTCAAGGGGCAAACTTGTTTGGACGCCTCTGCTTTTATTGGTTCCTCTGGTTCTTGGACTTGATAAAATCAATCCAAG GTATATCCCATTATTgcaatcaatttttaaattcccTCAGAGCCTTGGTATTTTGGGCGGTAAACCAGGTGCTTCAACATATCTTATTGGTGTTCAGGGTGACAAGGCATTGTACCTTGATCCACATGAAGTTCAGCAG GTTGTCAATATCAATGGGGAATCCCAAGAGACTAGTACCTCCTCATACCATAGCAA TGTTATCAGGCACATACCCCTAGATTCAATTGACCCATCCTTGGCTATTGGATTTTACTGCCGAGACAAAG ATGATTTCGACGACTTCTGTTCCCGAGCTTCCAAGCTTGCTGAAGAATCAAATGGCGCCCCATTATTTACGGTAGCTCAGTCTTGGAGGTTCTTATCGCAAACCGCTAGTAACAATGGGCCGGGTGGCAACCTTGGATTCCAAGACGATGATTCCGTAGATATGGATGTTGCGAACGAAGCAGGCAACAATGAGGATGATTGGCAACTCCTGTAA
- the LOC112744357 gene encoding uncharacterized protein, producing MNVLARTSLNKMSRARGQSSGWTAFDLKQKKKNGLKSEIDKDSFPPVGASNLIRNDDKLVKKNHVLAKSFSSVLLPTQNFPTLKEGGKSQTPMTGSDSGGKYCATTAQDDADLAIKKLKGQHHWADDSLIEDILAAVSNDVDKAATLLETMASAVNIEECKVSSDPGAANSYYVPCKEKIDESLMFGKGTDDIPINSSVGHLKDNGTDFADRNASSDEKLYDDNVRCQLVPLNYVPVEPEWEEDDVYLSHRKDALKTMRLASRHSRAAANAFLRGDHFSAQQHSMKAREEWHTAEELNSTAATKILNIRNSENDISRLDLHGLHAAEAIRALQEHLLKIESQGFSTKTSASSNGVKVNNGLTHSTLGSLNSVDSENSDKQAPIRLKSVALHVITGVGNHSRGQAALPTAVRSFLSENRYRFEEMRPGVITVWPKFRQS from the exons ATGAACGTTTTGGCCAGAACTTCCCTTAATAAGATGTCACGAGCTAGGGGTCAATCGTCTGGTTGGACAGCTTTTgatctcaaacagaaaaagaaaaatggtctTAAATCTGAAATTGATAAGGACTCTTTCCCACCTGTTGGTGCTTCTAATTTAATACGAAATGATGATAAACTGGTTAAGAAGAACCATGTTCTTGCGAAGTCTTTCTCTTCTGTACTTCTTCCTACACAGAATTTCCCCACTCTAAAAGAGGGTGGGAAAAGCCAAACACCAATGACAGGTTCTGATTCTGGTGGAAAATATTGTGCCACTACTGCTCAGGATGATGCTGATTTGGCCATCAAAAAGCTCAAAGGGCAGCATCATTGGGCTGATGATAGCTTGATAGAGGATATCTTAGCCGCGGTTAGTAATGATGTTGATAAGGCTGCAACTTTATTGGAAACAATGGCTTCTGCAGTTAACATTGAAGAATGCAAAGTATCAAGTGATCCTGGAGCAGCTAATTCATATTATGTTCCCTGCAAGGAGAAGATTGATGAGAGTCTAATGTTTGGAAAGGGGACAGATGATATTCCAATCAATTCAAGCGTTGGTCATCTCAAAGATAATGGTACAGACTTTGCAGATAGAAATGCTTCCTCGGATGAAAAGCTTTATGATGATAATGTTAGATGCCAACTGGTCCCCTTGAATTATGTTCCTGTTGAGCCTGAATGGGAAGAGGATGATGTCTACCTTAGCCATCGAAAGGATGCATTAAAGACGATGAG GCTGGCATCTCGACATTCTAGGGCAGCTGCTAATGCTTTTTTGAGAGGTGATCATTTTTCTGCTCAGCAACATTCAATGAAGGCCCGAGAGGAATGGCATACAGCTGAAGAGCTTAATTCTACGGCagccacaaaaattctaaataTCAGAAATAGTGAAAACGATATCTCCAGACTGGATTTACATGGTCTACATGCAGCAGAGGCTATTCGAGCTTTGCAAGAacatttattaaaaattgaaagccAAGGCTTCTCAACAAAGACTTCAGCCAGTTCAAATGGTGTTAAGGTCAATAATGGGCTTACACATTCaactcttggatctcttaattctGTGGACAGTGAAAATTCAGATAAACAAGCACCAATAAGGCTTAAATCAGTAGCTTTACATGTCATTACAG GCGTTGGTAATCATAGCCGAGGACAAGCCGCTCTTCCCACAGCTGTGAGAAGTTTCCTCAGCGAAAACAG ATACCGGTTTGAGGAGATGAGACCAGGAGTAATCACTGTGTGGCCAAAGTTTCGGCAAAGTTGA
- the LOC112744360 gene encoding uncharacterized protein — protein sequence MANFGTSQRIPTSSKPSSKVESHETKENHEKLYTDIKIYCPFNMPLTSEAAAIRIMRNLGNLGLYYTLFFWIILFIVLIPRHKISLIILVIMTYVITIYCLILRAFPYSVLLHKVIDKRFVLSLLVFVTVVMLVVTEAGSHLAVTLAIAVPIILIHSLLWIAHHHSFDTEDHYCNCNCEVGADGTEEV from the coding sequence ATGGCAAATTTTGGAACTAGCCAAAGAATACCAACCTCCTCAAAACCTTCATCCAAAGTTGAATCTCATGAAACAAAAGAGAATCATGAAAAACTCTATACTGACATCAAAATATACTGTCCCTTTAACATGCCGTTAACTTCAGAAGCTGCAGCAATCAGAATCATGAGGAACTTAGGGAATCTTGGTTTATATTACACATTATTCTTTTGGATCATACTCTTCATAGTCCTCATCCCCAGGCATAAAATTTCATTGATTATTTTGGTTATAATGACATATGTAATAACCATTTACTGTTTAATTCTAAGGGCATTCCCTTATTCTGTTTTGCTTCACAAAGTCATAGATAAAAGGTTTGTGTTGTCATTGCTAGTGTTTGTAACtgtggtgatgcttgtggtgaCTGAAGCTGGGTCTCATCTTGCAGTTACTTTAGCTATTGCTGTTCCTATAATTTTGATTCATTCACTTTTATGGATTGCTCATCACCATTCCTTTGACACTGAAGATCATTATTGTAATTGTAATTGTGAAGTTGGTGCTGATGGCACAGAGGAAGTTTGA
- the LOC112744358 gene encoding uncharacterized protein isoform X2 codes for MASLSMPSVSEQNRDDNNNKNNSISNKFLLPRKPPDRMLPYNKAYIHDDDDDDEEGVTEDDEKHNFLPNDEKRKQELDKSMQKPNKNSGYNLTRKQTRKECDVSSSSTSHVVVNLKDTSRISDRSQGLTKKVQQTDSTRKTFMQFCSAEIICPPEHRAALAVKLLGVQAALLSCLGSPFENLSQFASTRNNSKIPLSLFQASTRFLPATIWTGMFIVSFAYTVMVAWSLGFRVPIISMLCLSLLYSLSVLVAAASGFNVICGTFRIHGTLFTCLGVLGFVMVLVGLVMLVLFYSWLYKKVEVAE; via the exons ATGGCTTCTTTGAGTATGCCTTCTGTTTCAGAACAGAACAGAGATGataacaacaacaagaacaatagcataaGCAACAAGTTTTTGCTTCCAAGAAAGCCT CCTGATAGAATGTTGCCTTATAACAAGGCCTATatccatgatgatgatgatgatgatgaagaggggGTCACAGAAGATGATGAGAAACACAATTTTCTGCCTAATGatgaaaagagaaaacaagaactTGACAAGTCAATGCAAAAGCCTAATAAGAACTCTGGCTACAACTTAACTAGAAAGCAG ACAAGAAAGGAATGTGATGTATCTTCTTCTTCCACCTCCCATGTGGTGGTAAACCTAAAAGACACAAGCCGGATTTCGGATCGCAGCCAAGGCTTAACCAAAAAGGTTCAACAAACTGATTCTACAAGAAAAACATTCATGCAATTCTGTTCAGCAGAGATAATTTGTCCACCAGAACACCGAGCCGCATTGGCAGTGAAGTTGCTTGGAGTACAAGCAGCATTGCTATCTTGTTTAGGTAGTCCTTTCGAAAACCTTTCGCAATTCGCAAGCACAAGAAACAACTCAAAGATACCACTGAGCTTGTTTCAAGCATCTACAAGGTTCTTACCGGCGACAATATGGACCGGAATGTTCATAGTGAGCTTTGCATACACAGTGATGGTGGCTTGGTCTTTGGGATTTAGAGTGCCTATTATCTCAATGTTATGTCTCTCATTGCTGTATTCTTTGTCTGTGTTGGTGGCTGCAGCATCAGGGTTTAATGTTATATGTGGCACATTTAGAATTCATGGTACCTTGTTTACATGTTTAGGTGTTCTTGGTTTTGTTATGGTTCTTGTTGGTTTGGTCATGCTGGTTCTTTTTTATTCCTGGCTGTATAAAAAAGTAGAAGTAGCTGAGTAA
- the LOC112744358 gene encoding uncharacterized protein isoform X1 yields MASLSMPSVSEQNRDDNNNKNNSISNKFLLPRKPARQPNPIIYRRLRRGSVAARISGKQTEYPTNKELLRTIAYLRNATAVFYEPDRMLPYNKAYIHDDDDDDEEGVTEDDEKHNFLPNDEKRKQELDKSMQKPNKNSGYNLTRKQTRKECDVSSSSTSHVVVNLKDTSRISDRSQGLTKKVQQTDSTRKTFMQFCSAEIICPPEHRAALAVKLLGVQAALLSCLGSPFENLSQFASTRNNSKIPLSLFQASTRFLPATIWTGMFIVSFAYTVMVAWSLGFRVPIISMLCLSLLYSLSVLVAAASGFNVICGTFRIHGTLFTCLGVLGFVMVLVGLVMLVLFYSWLYKKVEVAE; encoded by the exons ATGGCTTCTTTGAGTATGCCTTCTGTTTCAGAACAGAACAGAGATGataacaacaacaagaacaatagcataaGCAACAAGTTTTTGCTTCCAAGAAAGCCT GCAAGACAACCAAATCCAATCATATACAGGAGATTGCGCCGCGGATCAGTGGCGGCAAGAATTTCAGGCAAACAAACTGAG TACCCTACAAATAAGGAGTTATTGAGAACTATTGCATACTTGAGAAACGCTACAGCAGTATTTTATGAG CCTGATAGAATGTTGCCTTATAACAAGGCCTATatccatgatgatgatgatgatgatgaagaggggGTCACAGAAGATGATGAGAAACACAATTTTCTGCCTAATGatgaaaagagaaaacaagaactTGACAAGTCAATGCAAAAGCCTAATAAGAACTCTGGCTACAACTTAACTAGAAAGCAG ACAAGAAAGGAATGTGATGTATCTTCTTCTTCCACCTCCCATGTGGTGGTAAACCTAAAAGACACAAGCCGGATTTCGGATCGCAGCCAAGGCTTAACCAAAAAGGTTCAACAAACTGATTCTACAAGAAAAACATTCATGCAATTCTGTTCAGCAGAGATAATTTGTCCACCAGAACACCGAGCCGCATTGGCAGTGAAGTTGCTTGGAGTACAAGCAGCATTGCTATCTTGTTTAGGTAGTCCTTTCGAAAACCTTTCGCAATTCGCAAGCACAAGAAACAACTCAAAGATACCACTGAGCTTGTTTCAAGCATCTACAAGGTTCTTACCGGCGACAATATGGACCGGAATGTTCATAGTGAGCTTTGCATACACAGTGATGGTGGCTTGGTCTTTGGGATTTAGAGTGCCTATTATCTCAATGTTATGTCTCTCATTGCTGTATTCTTTGTCTGTGTTGGTGGCTGCAGCATCAGGGTTTAATGTTATATGTGGCACATTTAGAATTCATGGTACCTTGTTTACATGTTTAGGTGTTCTTGGTTTTGTTATGGTTCTTGTTGGTTTGGTCATGCTGGTTCTTTTTTATTCCTGGCTGTATAAAAAAGTAGAAGTAGCTGAGTAA
- the LOC112744359 gene encoding uncharacterized protein, with protein sequence MANYGTTQRVATSSSNSSPKPENYEPKVPNENHFKIFCPFSIPLTSESAAVRIIRNFATYGLYYTHFVWIILFITLIPARKVSLILLVIMTYVTSLFLLILRTWPNSFLLHKIINKWFVLAVIAVATAVQLVLTDAGIHLAVTLACSMPLVLVHAVLWVGFYGSEVVNYDAGSASASRESAPLFVVNESGDKVSNDAV encoded by the coding sequence ATGGCAAATTATGGAACTACACAAAGAGTAGCAACCTCTTCCTCAAACTCTTCACCAAAGCCTGAAAACTATGAACCAAAAGTTCCAAATGAAAATCACTTCAAGATTTTCTGCCCCTTTAGCATTCCTTTAACATCAGAATCTGCAGCAGTTCGAATCATAAGAAACTTTGCCACCTATGGTCTATACTACACCCACTTTGTGTGGATCATACTATTCATAACTCTCATACCTGCCAGAAAAGTGTCACTGATTCTTCTCGTTATCATGACATATGTGACatccctttttcttttgattctaAGGACATGGCCAAATTCTTTTCTGCTTCACAAGATCATAAACAAGTGGTTTGTGTTGGCTGTGATTGCGGTTGCGACGGCGGTGCAGCTGGTTTTAACCGACGCTGGGATTCATCTGGCAGTGACTTTGGCTTGTAGTATGCCTCTTGTTTTGGTTCATGCAGTTTTGTGGGTTGGTTTTTATGGTTCTGAGGTTGTGAATTATGATGCTGGTTCTGCTTCTGCTTCAAGAGAAAGTGCTCCTCTTTTTGTAGTTAATGAGAGTGGAGATAAGGTTTCAAATGATGCTGtttga